One region of Salvelinus sp. IW2-2015 linkage group LG1, ASM291031v2, whole genome shotgun sequence genomic DNA includes:
- the LOC111960879 gene encoding cysteine-rich protein 2-binding protein-like, producing MMESGGEQRGQVEDEAMCTSASEGLEEGEVEGETLLIVESEDQASVDLSHDQSGDSLNSDLGEDAEGGWNEDMAFYCDKCHKWIPIAQLHGEQPSYLKGDNFFKFTCYDCTEDVKETFERMRLTWQQVVMLAMYNLSLEGTGRQGYFRWKEDICAFIGRHWTFLLGTRKKTSTWWSTVAGCLSVGSPTFFRSGAQEFGEPGWWKLVQNRPPTLRPDGDKSSVAYLKSKAASKPTLEPIITVEGLRKRAGRNPVESAMQLKEKRSRTHEAKDIRRAQKEAAGYMDRSTSSTPVKFSGRGGGRRPDFVLEKGEVVDFSSMSSSDRTPLTSPSPSPSPDFSAPGTPASHSATPSLLSEADLIPDVMPPMALFHDDEELDGEGFIDPGIEYIPSPSMSLGTGTLVVRKKLRPGAHIKQEAESDEEGRDRDNEDDERRGHGKGQSNVARGAWGGGERRRGVLTEKGEGLPPSEPRFAPLSLYEERVLLRRLEACPQALAVTAQAKRLHRKLLVRQAKRQRGLPLLDIDQAVSATLSLVGGVYGAQEGGQGHYGGSGTGKYRTTSQDLRILDRFQTTVSSRRGYHQPTVSFWHRIMGLDASIDQGIKSPYTSRTLKPFIRRDYENKPMKLKMLAEIRAYPHRKDPLWDPDPEAPIDYCYVRPNHIPSVNSMCHDIFWPGVDLSECLQYPDFSVVVLYKKVVIGFGFMVPDVKYNEAYISFLLVHPEWRRAGIATFMIYHLIQTCMGKDVTLHVSASNPAMLLYQKFGFKTEEYILDFYDKYYPLDSKECRHAFFLRLRR from the exons ATGATGGAAAGCGGTGGTGAGCAGAGGGGCCAAGTGGAAGATGAGGCCATGTGCACCTCTGCCTCGGAGGGGCTGGAGGAGGGTGAGGTGGAGGGCGAGACGCTGCTCATCGTGGAGTCGGAAGACCAGGCCTCGGTGGACCTCTCGCACGACCAGAGCGGTGACTCGCTCAACAGCGATCTGGGGGAGGATGCCGAGGGTGGCTGGAACGAGGACATGGCCTTCTACTGTGACAAGTGCCACAAGTGGATCCCCATCG CACAGCTGCACGGAGAGCAACCCAGCTACCTGAAAGGAGACAACTTCTTCAAGTTCACCTGCTATGACTGTACAGAAGATGTCAAGGAGACCTTTGAGAGGATGAGACTCACCTGGCAACAG GTTGTTATGTTGGCCATGTACAACCTTTCGTTGGAGGGCACGGGGCGTCAAGGCTACTTTAGATGGAAGGAGGACATCTGTGCCTTTATTGGGAGACACTGGACCTTCCTACTGGGCACCAG GAAGAAGACTTCCACGTGGTGGAGCACGGTGGCGGGTTGTTTGTCGGTGGGGAGCCCCACGTTCTTCCGCTCAGGGGCCCAGGAGTTTGGCGAGCCAGGCTGGTGGAAGCTGGTGCAGAACCGTCCACCCACCCTGCGCCCAGATGGGGACAAGTCCTCGGTGGCCTACCTAAAGTCTAAAG CCGCCTCCAAGCCAACCCTGGAGCCCATCATCACGGTGGAGGGCTTACGGAAGCGTGCGGGCCGTAATCCGGTGGAGAGTGCCATGCAGCTGAAAGAAAAGCGCTCACGCACCCACGAGGCCAAGGACATCCGGCGGGCGCAGAAGGAGGCGGCGGGGTACATGGATCGCAGCACCTCCTCCACGCCTGTCAAGTTCAGCGGCCGTGGCGGTGGGAGGCGACCCGACTTTGTCCTGGAGAAAGGCGAGGTGGTGGACTTCTCCTCAATGAGCTCKTCGGACCGAACGCCACTCACCAGCCCCTCGCCYTCGCCCTCTCCYGACTTCTCTGCACCCGGCACCCCCGCCTCCCACTCAGCCACGCCCAGCCTGCTGTCGGAGGCTGACCTCATCCCTGACGTCATGCCACCGATGGCGCTCTTTCACG ATGACGAGGAGCTAGACGGCGAAGGCTTCATCGATCCCGGCATTGAATACATCCCCTCACCCAGCATGTCCCTGGGCACTGGCACCCTTGTCGTTCGCAAGAAGCTGCGACCAGGAGCGCACATCAAGCAGGAAGCAGAGAGTGATGAAGAGGGCCGTGACCGGGACAATGAAGACGACGAGAGAAGGGGGCACGGCAAAGGCCAATCCAACGTGGCCAGGGGGGCATGGGGTggcggggagaggaggaggggagtccTAACAGAGAAGGGGGAGGGTTTGCCTCCCTCAGAGCCCCGGTTTGCCCCCCTCAGCCTTTATGAAGAGCGCGTGCTGCTGCGGCGCCTGGAGGCCTGTCCGCAGGCGCTGGCAGTGACTGCGCAGGCCAAGCGGCTGCACAGGAAGCTACTGGTGAGGCAGGCCAAACGCCAGAGAGGGCTCCCCCTGTTGGACATCGATCAGGCGGTCAGCGCCACCCTCAGTCTGGTGGGAGGGGTGTACGGGGCCCAGGAGGGGGGACAGGGCCACTACGGGGGCTCCGGCACGGGGAAGTACCGCACCACCAGCCAGGATCTCCGAATCCTTGACCGCTTCCAG ACAACGGTGTCCAGCAGAAGAGGGTACCACCAGCCCACAGTGTCCTTCTGGCACCGGATCATGGGCTTGGACGCCAGCATAGACCAGGGCATCAAGAGCCCGTACACCTCCCGCACTCTCAAACCCTTCATAAG GAGGGACTACGAGAACAAGCCTATGAAGCTGAAGATGTTGGCGGAGATCCGTGCCTACCCCCACAGGAAGGACCCCCTCTGGGACCCAGATCCAGAGGCCCCCATCGACTACTGTTACGTCCGGCCCAACCACATCCCCTCCGTTAACTCCATGTGCCACGACATCTTCTGGCCAG GCGTGGATCTCTCCGAGTGTCTCCAGTACCCAGACTTCAGCGTCGTGGTCCTTTATAAGAAGGTGGTGATCGGCTTTGGGTTCATGGTGCCGGACGTGAAGTACAACGAGGCCTACATCTCCTTCCTGCTGGTGCATCCCGAGTGGAGGAGGGCTGGAATCGCTACATTCATGATCTACCATCTCATTCAG ACCTGCATGGGAAAAGACGTCACTCTACACGTCTCGGCCAGTAACCCTGCCATGCTCCTATACCAGAAGTTCGGCTTTAAGACTGAGGAGTACATCTTGGACTTTTACGACAAATACTACCCGCTGGACAGCAAGGAGTGCCGACACGCCTTCTTCCTGCGGCTACGGCGGTGA
- the pet117 gene encoding protein PET117 homolog, mitochondrial → MSTTSKVVLGVSVILTVSTVAGVHLKQNWDQERLHAGVLRDIERLERKRENLRVLEQQRSLTKELKAERDRRESGQQGSDQPQE, encoded by the exons atgtcTACAACCTCTAAAGTTGTACTGGGCGTTTCTGTGATACTTACGGTGAGCACCGTTGCAGGAGTGCATCTCAAGCAAAACTGGGACCAAGAG AGACTTCATGCGGGAGTACTTAGAGACATTGAACgtttggagaggaagagagagaacctGCGAGTGCTCGAGCAACAAAGAAGTCTGACCAAGGAGCTCAAGGCAGAGCGCGACAGGAGAGAATCTGGGCAGCAGGGCTCCGATCAACCCCAG GAGTAG